The sequence below is a genomic window from Lolium perenne isolate Kyuss_39 chromosome 4, Kyuss_2.0, whole genome shotgun sequence.
CTTCGACAATGAAATGCGCGTCAACTTCCATTTGTGGTTCTtcttgagcttgctatagcaatgcatcagcgtgAACGACATATGCCCATCCGAGTTCTTCCAGTACAAATTTGTGGCTTtgtcaaactaaccaaaggaagcgcaatcatttcatcgaacacaatgtaggcgctacagattatgtaagaaagagtcgtaccagttgcactactaggaaaaggcctagccgtaagactgccatcagtggcgcaccatggctgccgtgcgccactactacttagcagtggcgcaccacaaaacggtgggccactgttacaaaagtagtagtggcgcaccttgattctggtgcgccataagtaagtggtgacaggaggccaggtccttccccaacctagtagtggcgcacgtctccggggtgcgccactgctacattccttacctatggcgcacgttgtagaggtgcgccactgctaggaggtgtccagagaccgtttagagatgataggcttagcaatggcgcactgctgcggtgcgccactgctacataggttacctatggcacatgtcattaggtgcgccactgctagggggtggccagagcccctttagagatgagaggcgtagcagtggcgcaccacttagcagtgcgccattgctatgtcaccctagcagtggcgcacggctatgtggtgcgccactgctaacctgggaccatttcctgcttttcaccctccactcacatgtgccacccactttcctcaaacactcttccaccaccacctaccaccaaatctggatctggtcgtgttgcccctcctttccacctcattttcacctcttcattcaccaaaattaagttggtaaacttaattttcttcataggtaagtaatggtgaagctttcttagctcaataccctactcaatctcaactttttacctcatccaacactctaggtctcgccgtatcggtaactttgttggttttatgctttgtgtgtgaccggttccgatcgtcttgcacacacacgtgtgtgtgcacatatgttatgcgaagctcatgtgttatgcgcatgcgcgaaaagcgtctcgatcacgtgcatgtgtgttgtatgcgaagcctccacatgtgttgtatatgcaaagcctccgatccacacatgtgttgcatgtgtttgtttgcagggatttgaaatgcgatggagttgccaatattatgtaagaaagagtcgtaccagttTTGGCTGACATCAGCGCCGCTGTCGCCTCTGGTCTCTAAGTTATGATGGTATCCATGGAACATGTTCACCGACgcttggatgatggcccatcgtgtcgacattgccttttggctcctcttcattgccaCTTTGTTATAGtcgctgttgatgagcttgcgctcatcgaacttggccttgatcctcgcccaatacttcccgtatttttggttggcgccgatgatggagtcatggctcaccgtcgcccacgactcgcataGACATTGATCCTCCAGAGGCATCCAattggggcctcgtgtgcccgacgccttcttcttcttattcctcacgccgtccgcgtcaacctccacgagatcatcggcaTCCTCACTggcaccctcgtcgtcctcttcgtcctcgtcgtcctccaccccctcctccacccctccccctcctcctcctcgtcctcctccacctcctcctcctcctcctcagcatcGGCGCCGTTGAATTCGAGCGGCCCCTGCGGCCATTGAACGGGGCGCCCTCTGGGCCGGCTCCTACCTCGTACGTCGGGGAGTAGAACATAGCATTGGGTTTGAAGCCTCCATGAGGCAGCGCATCCTCGTACCGCGGTGACAAGtttggcgtcacgcacccgggagtggcggaggggccgtcgttgtggAACCCGGATGTCGACGTGGACAACACTCCCGAAAAATACGGCGGCACCgtcgtactccatgggctcggtTGGTGGCAGCGATACACCCGGCCAGCGCGTGCTGGTGCGCGCGCGCCGCCAACACCTTCTTCTCCAGCTGCGCCGCCCTTCGTCCTTTCTGCTCCGCTGTCGACAtcttccggcttcttcttcggagccggcgccttccgcggcttcgcgaagggcgcctttgcccctttcgtctcattgcccggcggcttcttagccgctttcttggccatttTTTTGGAGGCAGTCGGTGGTGCCATGGATGGGGAGAGGGTGGCGGCGGGAGGAACAGCGTAGCGACGGCAggagggagaaatgaatcggcgggcgGGATAGGTGTGTTGGGATGGCAGAAATGCGCGGCGGGAGAGGCGCGATTAGGCGGGAGCGGTGGACGAATTTTTTCTGtgtcgctgacgcgtcggccccgcgtcgcttccctcgcttttcggtgtgtccggcgtcctctcgctgacaaggcgcttCCACCCGCGAAGACCATCGtgcgcgaggcgccggcgcgcccgatgcCAAGGGgctggcacggggttgccggcgcttctattgggctcgaaaattaGCCAACGTCGTTTGGGTCGCGCCGGTGTAAGCTCATTTTCGCTGCGGGCCCCAAAACGCTATCGAGACCGCTGTGGGACACGTCAGTGAAGATGCCCTTACTGCCCCCATTTGTGACCTATAATGCAGCATACTCTATTACTCTGAGTACTTTCAGAGAACTCTCTTATTTTAGACAAATCTGCAACAAGTACATGCGTGTATCACTGCACACCGGAAGAAGACTTGAAACCCAAAAAAAACAATGACTTGAAATCTTGCGGACTTGTAGCGTGATAGACTGATAAAACAAGCGAGGAACATTTCTCTCAGGTAGCAGTAAAATGTGACTACAGTTGAGTACACTTCATCAAGGTGCAACATCTGTAATGTCTTAGGTCAACAAGAAAACATCTACACTAGCATCCCTAGAGTTCACATCCGCATCAAGAGGCCACGTTTGGCGATCTAAAATCACAGCCTCTTATGTCTTCTCCCTGAAGAAGTGCCTAGTCTAGTCTTCGATTATGGCGATGAGCATGGAAGCCTCTTCAGCATTCGGCCCTCTGGTATCTGCAACCAAGGCAGTAACAGAGAGAACAATCAGGCCATCTGAAACGAATCAATCGAGGCAAAAAGGGACGAGATCAAGGAGTAGGCTTGGTAATGCACCTGAAGTGGGGAGGTTGGACATGAGCTGCTTGACGATCCCGTTGGAGTTGGACTCGTGTTCTTCCTCCTTGCTCTCGCCTTTGCTGTGATCAGCGTCTCCATTGCTTGCCTTGGCGTCTTCAGCGCTGCTGCCGTGACCATTGGCgccggacatggccatgccgatcTTGGAAGCCATGGCGCTCAGTATGCCAGCCTGCTCGCCTCCGCCTTCCTCCGCATCTGTCCCTCCCCTTTTCTCTTCCTCTGTTCCTGCTGCCCCCGACACATAATCAGATTGTTTCACGGACGGAAGATGCGAACTCTGCTGTTCTTCTGATATTGTAGAGTATGAAATTGGATGACAGAGAGTAAACGCGCAAATCCTTACCCGTGACCGGTGCGGGAGGAGATGAGCTGGACAGGAGCCTGTGGAAGATCCCGCCGCCGCCATTGCTGTCTTTCTGCTCCTCATCCTGGCCGTCAGCGGCAGCAGAGACCACATTTCCGTTGCCATTGCCTTCGgcgccgtcctcgccgccgccgccgctcccgtTGGCACCAGACATGGCCGCGCCGATCTTGGACGCCATGCTGCTCAGGAACCCAGCCtcctccaccaccgccaccgccaccacctcctcctTCCCCTGCACCACCCGACCACCGCCCGcttcttcttgctcttcctctcgcCCGCGCTTCTTCCCCTGCGCCATGGCCACGGCGTCCTCCTGCTCCCTCCTCTCCTGCTCGCCCACCGAGTCCTCCATCCCGAATCGAAACTAGAACCACGACCAGCAGTCAACTCGCAAGTGTGTTGCAGGAAGCTCCGAACAGATCGATCAGGGATAGATAATCTTCGAGTAGGAGCCGTGCCGCAGGAGAGATATATAGCGTGGCCGCTGGCGCGGGTTCGTGCGTACACGCGTCCCGCGGACATGGCCACCCTCGCGTAGTCGCGTGCTTGGCCTGGGGCAGCGTAGCCTGCCCCGCGAGGATTGGTCGGCCGTGGCCACTATATTTTAAGGTTCGCTTTGTGGATTGCGCTCTTGGTTTTTTCACGTCGGTTCCGGCCGGTGGATCACAGGGGCTGGTCGGTGTGGTCGCCGGTGCCTAGGACGGAGAGTGTCGACACTCGAGAGACGGGGTCTTGGCTTTGTCCTGGGAAGCGCGACTGTGCTGTCTACGTgagtagtactccctccgatcctatTTAATTGATTCAGATTTAGTATAAAATTGTGCTAAATTCGAATCAATTAAAAAAGACCAGAGGAATACGTAGTAATATGGTCGATCTGAACTTAATGATCGTAAGTCGCAAGGTTGTGAATGGAACTTGCAATCAGTTTTACGGCCAAGCCAGGATTGCTATGTGCCCAATGTCTATCTGTACGATATACTACAGTAGCTTCTGTATGCGTGGTTGT
It includes:
- the LOC127348974 gene encoding uncharacterized protein isoform X1 translates to MEDSVGEQERREQEDAVAMAQGKKRGREEEQEEAGGGRVVQGKEEVVAVAVVEEAGFLSSMASKIGAAMSGANGSGGGGEDGAEGNGNGNVVSAAADGQDEEQKDSNGGGGIFHRLLSSSSPPAPVTAGTEEEKRGGTDAEEGGGEQAGILSAMASKIGMAMSGANGHGSSAEDAKASNGDADHSKGESKEEEHESNSNGIVKQLMSNLPTSDTRGPNAEEASMLIAIIED
- the LOC127348974 gene encoding uncharacterized protein isoform X2, whose product is MEDSVGEQERREQEDAVAMAQGKKRGREEEQEEAGGGRVVQGKEEVVAVAVVEEAGFLSSMASKIGAAMSGANGSGGGGEDGAEGNGNGNVVSAAADGQDEEQKDSNGGGGIFHRLLSSSSPPAPVTGTEEEKRGGTDAEEGGGEQAGILSAMASKIGMAMSGANGHGSSAEDAKASNGDADHSKGESKEEEHESNSNGIVKQLMSNLPTSDTRGPNAEEASMLIAIIED